CAGGAGATTATCGGCAGACCTCAGGGCTTCGAAACCCGAGGGAAAAAATTGCCAGTAGCAAAGGTTTAGCGGACATTTCTTTGAAATTTAAGTATTGAACGGACATATAGTTTCTTATTTTGATAAAATAACCTTTTTGCAAGACTTAAAGGGACATAGGATGCCTTATTCATATAAAAACCACTGAATCATGCCAAATAATGAGCAAATAACGAACCTGTTGTCCGTTTAGCCTATCAAATCAACACTTTTTGTGAATATAGAGAACCAGATGTCCGTTGCCACAGATCAGGTAAAAAAGACAAGTAAATTCATTTTGATGTACAGTTTTGCCCACAAAAAAAGGCGCGAATTCGCGCCTTTTTACTCGTTAAGTATCTAACATTTTTTGTTGCGATATGTTAATTACAACTGATAGATCAGCTGTTAGCTATATTAAGCGTTAAACCTCTTTGTTTTTCTTCTAACCGCTTACTTTCGTACCATTCAACAATTTTACGTTCTTTTGCAGTCAGGTAGCCTACTTTAGCCCTAGGTGCAGTTTTTCTCATGTTTTTCTTATTCATTTTTATCCCCCTAATGAATCGTACGGAGGTATCCGTATTCGGAAACTGGCGAGCATAATCATGTCAGCATGACCTTAGCCCCTATAGTTTTGCGTCATCATTTTTCAATGATTTTGCCATTATCGTACGATTTTGAATTTAGTACTATTATAGGATAATATTACTACTTTTGGAAGACGTAATAAGCTATTCTTCCTGTTTTTCTATTACATTTTCTTGTCCACTAGAAGCAAGCCGATTAAATACATACAAATTCGAGCCTTGCGAGCCATTCTCTCTTTGCGTTTCGAAAACGGTGAGGATACCTAAGCTTGTTGCCTTATTAATCATACGTTTGAATGAAGTTCTGGAAATACCGTGATCATAGATATCTTCATGAATCGTACTTAACATGGTGCCAATTGCTGTGTTGCACACCCCAGGAATTTGTTCTGAAAAAAACATGAGCCATTTAAAGCCGACTAATTCACTTTTTGAAAAAACCTGCTTATATTTTCCCATCCATAACTCCATATGAAGCTGATAGTCCTCTACAGACTCAAACTTCGAAAACCGTTCTAAGGGATCGAACTCATTCATCTTCAGCCTTATCATTCCGCATCACCCTTTTACATTCTATATAGTAATTCAGGGTGAATTTGGGTAGGGTAAATGGAAAAAATCAGGAAAATTTGTGAACACCGTTCTTCAGCAAACGATTAAAATATGTCGACAAAAAAATTTCGGAATTCTAAGCATTTAATTTTTTAATAAAATAAAATTGTGATAATATAAAATTAACAAAATGTTCACTTATCTAACATATAATAGACAAAAAGGAATATTGAACAACTTGGTTGTTTGTGGATGAGTTTGGGTTTTGTAACGCTAATGAATAAAGGGTTCGGAAAACCCCTTTTCCGAAAATCGAAAAATATTAGGATTCTTCGATTTTCAATATCTCGAATTTCACTGTTTTCCAAATGAAATGTAAGTTTTTATGTTTCACCATTAACCAAATGAAAACCTTACCTATTTAAGCTGGCCAATCGGTCAGCTTCTTTTTTTCGGAAGCAAGATTCGCTAGAACAGCTGGAAAAAAGGAAACCGCTAGTACATGACAGCCAACACCCTTCTTCAAATTTTCAAACTTTAGGAAAAGGGATTATAATTTAAGTAGCTAGAGTTAATGCGCGGAAATCAGGAAAAGGCCGGTGGATATCGTTGTTACAAGGATAGGGAGGGACTAGTAATGAATGATTCATGTCAAATTCAGGAGCAATTGGTGCAGCCAGTCGTGTCGATTCGGATGAAAACTTCAGTTGATCAGTTGCCCATGGTCATTGGGCAATCGTACGGAGAGATTATGAAATATTTGAGTGAGAAAGGCGAAGCGGTTGCTGGAATTCCATTTGTCGCCTACTACAACATGGACATGCAGAATTTGGATGTGGAGATTGGGATGCCTGTAGCTCACCCTATTGCTGGGAGAGGTCGGGTTCAGCCTAGTGAAATTCCTTCAGGAAAATATGCTTCATGCACACATATTGGTCCTTATCCAGAAGTCGGCAAAGCCTATGATAGGCTCTCAGAATTCGTTATGGAAAACAAAGAAGTACCAACTGGAGTCGCCTACGAATACTATTTGAACAGTCCTGAAGAAGTACCGGAAAGTGAACTCGTAACAAAGGTTGCGTTTCGATTGAATTAGTTGTAGATAAGTAGGTATAGTTCAAGTTTCAGTTGGAGAATCATTTTATCGATTATAAGAAGTGATTCGAGGAACTAGATTGATTATGTCGGCTCAGGGCTGAGTC
The DNA window shown above is from Bacillus sp. T3 and carries:
- a CDS encoding GyrI-like domain-containing protein, whose amino-acid sequence is MNDSCQIQEQLVQPVVSIRMKTSVDQLPMVIGQSYGEIMKYLSEKGEAVAGIPFVAYYNMDMQNLDVEIGMPVAHPIAGRGRVQPSEIPSGKYASCTHIGPYPEVGKAYDRLSEFVMENKEVPTGVAYEYYLNSPEEVPESELVTKVAFRLN